The Marinoscillum sp. 108 genome contains the following window.
GATTGGGTGGCTCTTGATTTGAATTTCCTTCTTTTCAGGCAGCAGTGGATCAGTGAGATCACAGAGGTGTCTGAGGAGGCAGCGAGCTGGAGTTTTGTAGATATCGGCAGAAAGCTGCCTTTCTTCCTAAAAACATGGGAGCATCGGCATTCCGTCAAGCAGGTGGGTGAAGGTGCCGAAATTGTGGATGCCATTCGATTTACAACTGGCTCACTCGTATCTGACCTGTTACTTTACCCGATCCTTTGGGTTCAGTTTCTGTATAGAAAACCCATTTATAAGCGGTGGTTTAACAAAAAGCCCGCCTGAAAACTTTCAGGTGGGCTTTTTACTGATACATTGATCAATATATTTTAAGCGTCTTTCCATTTAATGGTACATCCGATCGCTCGCTGTGTGGTAATAGCGGGTTTCTTGCCGGCTAAAAGGGCATCAATGGCGGCCTCCACATATTTTTGTTTCACATCAGATGCTTCTCTGGGGCTATCATCAATGGCTCCAATGTATTCTACCTTGAACTTGCCGTCCGCCTCTTTATTGAGCACATAGACGTGTGGTGTTTTGGACGCGCCAAACGCGGATGCAACTGCCTGGCTGTCATCCCTCAAATAAGGGAAAGAATATCCTTTTTCCTTTGATCGTGCCATCATCTCCTCCATGGAGTCTTCCGGTTGCTTGCTAACATCATTAGGGTTGATAGCGATCACCGGAAAGCCTTTGGACGCATACTTCTGATCCAGCTGGATTATTCTTTGCTCGTAGAGTTTTGCGTAGGGACAGGTGTTGCAGGTGAAAACTACAACGAATCCTTTTGCGGATTTATAATCTGCCAGCGAAACCATGGCACCATCCACATTTTTGAGTTTAAAGTCCGAGGCGTAGTCCCCAACTCCATAGCCATCTTCCGGCGTGTCGGTGGCACTCACGAATAAAACAGCCACAGTAACCAGCAAACCAGTCACTAATAAGAATGTCCTTTTCATATTTTCAGTCATTTTGAAGTTAATTTATTCACTACATTATCCAGCTCTTGCTTTTCGAAGCTGCTCTCGTAAAAATATCTATTTCCTTTTTTATCTATAAACAATGTTGCCGGAATGGCACCACTCCAGCTATTGTCTATAGAGGTAATGTATTTGTCGTAATCTTTTTCGTCCAAAAGGTAGGTAGAGAGGCCGACCTCCTTTTTCTCTAAAATTCTCCTGGCTTTTTCTATGTCCTCCGGGAAGTCAAGGCTTACCAAAATGACCTGGGTATCGCCCTGGGTACCCAAAGCATTGAAGTAGCCAAGTTCTTTTACACAAGGACCACACCACGAAGCCCAAAAGTTGAACACCTTCAGGTTGCCTGTATTTGTGTTGATGAGTTGCTCGAGTTCGGGAAGCTTAATAGGCCGTATTTCCTGTGCCGAAGCTACGCCTATGAAAAGCGTGCAAAATAGAATTAGGATTTTTTTCATTCTATGGTACGCATACGTGAAACCAACGATTTTGTTTAATCAACGGTGTCTTAATTGCACTTTTCCAATAGATGATGTAGTACAAATATGAACACGTTTGAGGTCATTTTTTTAATTGACCAGAATGGATTGGGTGACAGCCAAAAGGGCATACGGGAATGGGGAGGAGCCGCGATAAATGGTCAGATGAGGCCTGGGCTAAGATTGGGCTGTGGCTTTAACAAAAAGAGATCAGTAATCGAAATTTGAGATTTGATATTTATGCACATTTTATTCACTTTATCCACAACCCCTAAAAAAACGACCATAAATACCTGTAAAACAGATACTTATGTCGATGTACCTCAATGAAATATTTGTGGATAAGTTCAAAATTTTTCTGAAGAACAATAACCAGCACAAATTCTTAAGGTATTGATGTTCAGTCGGTTGAATTTTTCACTACTCTTTGGTCTGACGAATGAGCTTCTTACGATAGGCGTTGAATATCCTTGATTTGGAGATAAAGCCCAGATACTTTCCATTGTCTATAACGGGTAGGTTCCATGCTTGTGTGAGCTCAAACTTATTCATCACGGATTGCATTTTTTCCTGAGGGTTGAGATAGGCCGGAGGCTTCTGCATGATGGTTTTCACTACTACATTGGCCTGTTTTTCAGGGTCAAACATGATTTCCCGGATGTGATCCAGGGTCACGATTCCCTCCAGTTCGTTCCGATCATTGACCACCGGGAAGATGTTTCGCTTGCTCTTTTTGACCAGCCCTACCAATTCCTGAAGCTTAGCGTCGGGGTGAATGGTTAACAAGTCCTTCTCTACAATTTTCTTGAGGTCGATCAGGCTGAGTACAATCAGGTCACTGTCGTACTGGATCAAGTCTCCCTTTTCGATGAGGTTTTTGGTATAGATACTGTGTTTTTCGAAGTAGGAGATGGTGGTGAAGCTGATGGCTGAAACTAGCATCAGTGGGACAAAGAGCATATAACCACTGGTGATCTCTGCAATGAGGAATATGGCCGTAAGTGGAGCATGCAGTACCCCACTCATGACCCCACACATACCTACGAGGGTGAAGTTGCTGGCGCTAATATTGCTACTTGGCAAGATGAACTGCACCACCCTTGAAAACAGGAACCCTGTGACACCACCCATAAACAATGATGGAGCGAATACTCCCCCACTACCACCTGAACCCAGAGTGAGTGCTGTGGCAAAAGGCTTGGCCAAAATGACGAGAAGCAGAATGCCTATAACGATAAGCTCCTGATCAGCCAGGCCATAAAAAAAGCTGCCACTCAGAAATTTAACTTCATTGCCCTGCAGCAGGCTTTTGATGGACTCATAGCCCTCGCCGTAGATGGGCGGAAACACGAAAATGATCAAAGCAAGCGCCAGGCCGCCAAAGATGGCACGGCCGTATTGATTTCTGATGTTCTCTACAGCGCCTTCCACCAGATAGGTAATCCGGATAAAGTATAGGGATGCCATGCCTGATGCAATTCCCAGCAAAATGTACCAGGGAGTATCCCTGGCCGAAAAGGTATCCACCAGCTTAAAAGAGAACAGGATGTCTTCTCCCAGTAAAACGATGGAGACCAGTTGTCCACTTACTGAGGCAATGAGGATCGGGATGAATTTGCTGATTTTAACTTCCGTCAAGATGACCTCAATCGCAAAAATGACTCCTGCGATGGGAGAATTAAAGATGGCAGAGATAGCACCGGCAGCACCGCAGCCTATGAGCAGGGTTCTTTTCTTGTAATCGAGGTGGACAAACTGCCCGAAGTTGGATCCGATGGCCGAGCCCGTGACTACAATGGGAGCCTCCAACCCCACCGAGCCTCCGAAGCCCACTGTGATGGCGCTTTTCAGCATGTTGGACATCATGTATCGTTTACGGATGCGGCTGGAGCTCTTGGAGATGGCCCGGAGAATACGGGTGATGCCATGACCTGGCGTATCTCTTACCACAAATTTACGGACGAGTACCGTCAAAAGAATGCCTATGACCGGGTAGACGATGTATAGGTAGTTGATGCGGGTGACATCTATATTTTGCTGCAAAAGCTGCTGTACATAATGCACTGTACTCTTGAGGGTGACCGCCGCCAGACCTGCCGTGAGACCGATCACGCTCGCAACAATCAAGATAAAATTGTTGTCACTGATGTGTTTCAGTCGCCAGACCAAAAACGTCATCATCAAGCCGGAAAACTTTATTTTTTTGTTTGGCACCTTGCCACAAAGGTATAATTTTCAGATTCAGGATAACTTTAATACAAAGTAAAAAAGACCATGGACTTTACCCAAATAAAGGAGACCTGCTTATATGTTCGTGATTTGGACCAGACCAGACATTTTTATGAAGGGATTTTAGGCTTGAAAGTCATTTCACATCAGAAGCAACGACATGTTTTTTTCAGGCTTGGCTCCTCGGTGCTGTTGTGCTTCAACCCTGAGGCTACCAGAAATGAAACCATGCTGCCACCACACTTTGCTGATGGGAAGCAGCACATTGCTTTTGAAGTAGCACCTAAGGATTATGAAGGTGTGAAAAAAAGCATAATAGACTTGGGCGTGACCATTACTCATGAGCAGGAATGGAGGCCTTCTGTCCGTTCTTTCTATTTTGAAGACCCGGATGGTCACGTGTTGGAGATCGTGCCGGCGGGGATGTGGGATTAGGAGGTTAGATGACTAAGCCGTTGACTTTTTCGAGTGCTTCTTCCACATATTTGAAGGTGGAGAGAATTTCGGGCTTTCCATCTACCACAGCTACATTGTGTTCGAAGTGCGCTGAAGGCATTTTGTCTGCCGTCACGATGGTCCAGCCGTCGGAAAGTTGAATAACCCGCCGGGTACCCATGTTGATCATAGGTTCTATGGCGATCACCAGACCCTCCTTTATCTTGGAGCCATGTCCTCTTTTGCCATAGTTGGGCACTTCCGGAGATTCGTGCATTTTCTTACCCAGTCCATGCCCTACCAGCTCACGCACCACTCCATATCCAAAGCTCTCCGTGTAATTTTGAATGGCATAGCCTATGTCACCCATCCTGTTACCTGCCACGGTCTGGGCAATTCCCAGGTAGAGGCTCTCTTTGGTGACTTTCAGGAGTTGTTTGATATCGTCGCTAACCTCACCTACAGCAAACGTATAGGCGTGATCACCATAATAGCCATTTTTCAGAGCGCCAATGTCCATGCCCACAATGTCCCCTTCCTGTAGAGGACGGTTGGTAGGGATGCCATGCACCACTTGCTCATTGACTGAAGTAATAATGGTATTGGGATAATCATAAAGGCCCAGAAAACCTGGAACGGCTCCTGAATCTCTGATGTACTCTTCTGCGATCTTGTCCAACTCCAGTGGAGTGATGCCGGGCCGAATGTGCTCGGCCATAAGTGCCAGCGTTTTAGACACTATCAGTGCACTCTGCCGAATGAGTTCTATCTCTTCTTTGGACTTGTAATGGATCATATACCGTGAAAATGGGAGCACAAAAGTAATAAAAAAACCCTCCCGATAAAGGTGAGGGTTTTTTTGATTTGCTATATGAAAGTTATTTAAATAGGATTAAGATTTTGTCACACCTTCCAGTACTTCTTTGATGTCAACTCTTTTGCCATCTTTGAAAGACACGATGAAAGCGTCTTTAACACCCATTTCACGCAGGTATTTTTTGAAAGTATCAGCTTCCCAATAGTCTCTGAATGCACCGATGGTGAATTTGTTCAGGTTACCATCTTTCTCCTGAGAGAAGTTTTTGGCCTGATCAAATTTGGCCAGATCTTTTTTGGCGTATGCCCCGATCTGTACTTTGAAAACCACACCAACGTTTTCGTTGATTCCGCCCTGATCCGCATTGGCCGGTACGGCTGGTCTCGTGTTGGCTTCAGCCAACTCATCTCTGAGTTTGGACACCTGAGCCTGATAAGATGAAATTTGCTCATCCTTGTCAGCCAATTTGTCATCTACTCCAGCTAGCTCATTCTTCAGGCTGGCTGTCTGACTTTTAAGAGATTTATTTTCTTCTATAAGCACTTTGTACTGTTCTGGCTCCAGCGCTTTGATTCTCTTTTTCCACTCTTTTTGTTCGCTTTTCGACATTTGAGCTGAGGCGTTAAAACCTACAGTTACGAAAAATACCAGGAGTAATAATGTGACGATCCTTTTCATGTTTTAATCTATTGATTCATAATTAATTACATAACTAGTACTAAAGTACTAAAATAACTAAAAAAAACGCAAATTTTTACGACTTCAAGCTACCAATCATATCTTCGGGTTTCACCCACTCATCGAACTGCTCGCTGGTGAGCAGACCCAGTTGAATCGCTGCTTCGCGAAGGGTAGAACCTTCTTTATGTGCTTTTTTCGCAATTTTAGCGGCATTTTCATAGCCAATATGAGTATTCAATGCCGTGACTAACATAAGGGAATTTTCTAGTTTTTCCTTAATCACCGGATAATTTGGTTCGATACCTATGGCACAATGGTCATTGAAAGATTCGCAGGCATCACCCAAAAGACGCGCGGAAGTGAGCAGATTGTAAACCATCATGGGTTTAAAGACATTCAACTCAAACTGTCCGTAGATGCCACCGGCAGATACCGCCACATCATTTCCGAGCACCTGAGCACATACCATGGTGAGGGCTTCACACTGCGTAGGGTTGACTTTACCCGGCATGATAGAGGAGCCCGGCTCGTTTTCGGGGATGGTGATCTCACCAATACCACTTCTGGGTCCGGAGCAAAGCATACGAATGTCGTTACCGATTTTCATCAGGCTCACGGCCAGTTGTTTTAGGGCGCCATGGGTTTCTACGATGGCGTCATGTGCGGCTAGCGCCTCAAATTTGTTTTCGGCAGTGACAAATGGAAGCCCGGCATTCTGTGCTATTTTTTGAGCTACCAGCACATCGTAACCTGCAGGCGTGTTGAGGCCTGTGCCCACAGCAGTACCTCCCAATGCCAACTCACTGAGGTGTTCCAGCGTGTTATTGAGTGCCTTTAAGCTGTGATCAAGTTGTGATACATAGCCAGAGAATTCCTGACCCAGGCTCAGCGGGGTAGCATCCATAAAGTGGGTACGCCCGATCTTCACCACATGTTGGAATGCGTCAGACTTGGCCTTGAGGGTGTCTCTCAGTTTTTTCACCCGTGGTAC
Protein-coding sequences here:
- a CDS encoding thioredoxin family protein, whose amino-acid sequence is MKRTFLLVTGLLVTVAVLFVSATDTPEDGYGVGDYASDFKLKNVDGAMVSLADYKSAKGFVVVFTCNTCPYAKLYEQRIIQLDQKYASKGFPVIAINPNDVSKQPEDSMEEMMARSKEKGYSFPYLRDDSQAVASAFGASKTPHVYVLNKEADGKFKVEYIGAIDDSPREASDVKQKYVEAAIDALLAGKKPAITTQRAIGCTIKWKDA
- a CDS encoding TlpA disulfide reductase family protein, which encodes MKKILILFCTLFIGVASAQEIRPIKLPELEQLINTNTGNLKVFNFWASWCGPCVKELGYFNALGTQGDTQVILVSLDFPEDIEKARRILEKKEVGLSTYLLDEKDYDKYITSIDNSWSGAIPATLFIDKKGNRYFYESSFEKQELDNVVNKLTSK
- a CDS encoding chloride channel protein translates to MMTFLVWRLKHISDNNFILIVASVIGLTAGLAAVTLKSTVHYVQQLLQQNIDVTRINYLYIVYPVIGILLTVLVRKFVVRDTPGHGITRILRAISKSSSRIRKRYMMSNMLKSAITVGFGGSVGLEAPIVVTGSAIGSNFGQFVHLDYKKRTLLIGCGAAGAISAIFNSPIAGVIFAIEVILTEVKISKFIPILIASVSGQLVSIVLLGEDILFSFKLVDTFSARDTPWYILLGIASGMASLYFIRITYLVEGAVENIRNQYGRAIFGGLALALIIFVFPPIYGEGYESIKSLLQGNEVKFLSGSFFYGLADQELIVIGILLLVILAKPFATALTLGSGGSGGVFAPSLFMGGVTGFLFSRVVQFILPSSNISASNFTLVGMCGVMSGVLHAPLTAIFLIAEITSGYMLFVPLMLVSAISFTTISYFEKHSIYTKNLIEKGDLIQYDSDLIVLSLIDLKKIVEKDLLTIHPDAKLQELVGLVKKSKRNIFPVVNDRNELEGIVTLDHIREIMFDPEKQANVVVKTIMQKPPAYLNPQEKMQSVMNKFELTQAWNLPVIDNGKYLGFISKSRIFNAYRKKLIRQTKE
- a CDS encoding VOC family protein yields the protein MDFTQIKETCLYVRDLDQTRHFYEGILGLKVISHQKQRHVFFRLGSSVLLCFNPEATRNETMLPPHFADGKQHIAFEVAPKDYEGVKKSIIDLGVTITHEQEWRPSVRSFYFEDPDGHVLEIVPAGMWD
- the map gene encoding type I methionyl aminopeptidase, whose protein sequence is MIHYKSKEEIELIRQSALIVSKTLALMAEHIRPGITPLELDKIAEEYIRDSGAVPGFLGLYDYPNTIITSVNEQVVHGIPTNRPLQEGDIVGMDIGALKNGYYGDHAYTFAVGEVSDDIKQLLKVTKESLYLGIAQTVAGNRMGDIGYAIQNYTESFGYGVVRELVGHGLGKKMHESPEVPNYGKRGHGSKIKEGLVIAIEPMINMGTRRVIQLSDGWTIVTADKMPSAHFEHNVAVVDGKPEILSTFKYVEEALEKVNGLVI
- a CDS encoding SPOR domain-containing protein; protein product: MKRIVTLLLLVFFVTVGFNASAQMSKSEQKEWKKRIKALEPEQYKVLIEENKSLKSQTASLKNELAGVDDKLADKDEQISSYQAQVSKLRDELAEANTRPAVPANADQGGINENVGVVFKVQIGAYAKKDLAKFDQAKNFSQEKDGNLNKFTIGAFRDYWEADTFKKYLREMGVKDAFIVSFKDGKRVDIKEVLEGVTKS
- the fumC gene encoding class II fumarate hydratase produces the protein MEIRIEHDTMGEVQVPADKYWGAQTQRSRENFKIGGANMLMPLEIIQAFAILKKSAAQANLELGVLPKEKSDLIGKVCDEILTGQLDDQFPLVIWQTGSGTQSNMNCNEVIANRAHVLNGGKLSDEKKFIHPNDDVNKSQSSNDTFPTAMHIASYKIVVEHTVPRVKKLRDTLKAKSDAFQHVVKIGRTHFMDATPLSLGQEFSGYVSQLDHSLKALNNTLEHLSELALGGTAVGTGLNTPAGYDVLVAQKIAQNAGLPFVTAENKFEALAAHDAIVETHGALKQLAVSLMKIGNDIRMLCSGPRSGIGEITIPENEPGSSIMPGKVNPTQCEALTMVCAQVLGNDVAVSAGGIYGQFELNVFKPMMVYNLLTSARLLGDACESFNDHCAIGIEPNYPVIKEKLENSLMLVTALNTHIGYENAAKIAKKAHKEGSTLREAAIQLGLLTSEQFDEWVKPEDMIGSLKS